In the genome of Neofelis nebulosa isolate mNeoNeb1 chromosome 6, mNeoNeb1.pri, whole genome shotgun sequence, one region contains:
- the DEFB113 gene encoding beta-defensin 113, producing MKILCIFLTFVFTVSCGPSVSQKKTKEDVDRKRECYLVRGACKTSCNSWEYIYNYCNTEPCCVVRDYQKPVTKHITTSSYRVNDKSTIPHKIKL from the exons ATGAAGATACTTTGTATTTTCCTGACCTTTGTCTTCACTGTGTCCTGTGGTCCATCAG tttcacagaaaaaaacaaaagaagatgtagacagaaaaagagaatgttaCCTTGTCCGTGGTGCCTGCAAGACTTCATGCAACAGTTGggaatacatatataattactGCAATACTGAGCCCTGCTGTGTTGTACGGGACTACCAAAAGCCAGTCACTAAACACATCACTACTAGTTCATACAGAGTAAATGATAAGTCCACTATACCACACAAAATTAAATTGTAA